Within Plodia interpunctella isolate USDA-ARS_2022_Savannah chromosome 17, ilPloInte3.2, whole genome shotgun sequence, the genomic segment TAGCAACAACGGGATAATGTATATGACATTCAGGAATAATGTAACTTCCTACTGCGAAAAAAATGTGCACACTGGATCCGTCGATTAACCTGCGTATTGCCTAATATTAGTGTGTTTTCAATACAGAAACTACTCTAAATTATGTGTgtagtagataaataaatatattaggacaaatcacacagattgagctagccccaaagtaagctcgagacttgtgttatgggatactaactcaacgatgctatattttataacaaatacatatatagataaacatccgagacccgggccaatcagaaaaagataattttccatcatgacccgaccggggatcgaaaccgggacttctcggttcagtggcaagcactttaccactgcgccaccgaggtcgtcaaaaacaaCACAACAACGGAAAAAAGTTTCTAAAGCTTCCAGAATCTTATTGCGGATCCGTTGAATCTGCGGTCATACATAATAAtcctaatattaatatcagtCTAATGACATGACAAATTTGTAGACCAATTAGCATTTGGCATCTAGATTTTGCTCGACTTTTAGCCATCAAACTCATTCCTTGTTTTCCGAGAGTCACAGATTTTTTTGAGATGTTATAGTCATGTTCTCCCTATCAATCATTAGCCACCTATGTAGGTAGATactagaaaattaatattagacTGAACCTTGAAAGAGTGGTGGAATAGATTTATTGTGAATGACTAATGACAGTGCGGCTATGGTCCGTGCGAGACGTATACCTCTGTGAATAATTAACATAACAAACAAGCACAGCGGTTGCTCGGCAAGCACGTGGCTGAGACTAGGGTCGCTAATCGCCGCCCCGACACGTGGAACTCCCTTTTGTAAGCCAGTCGATTCCATCTATTGATTGACGTCACCCCCGCACACCGCCACCATCGCTCAGTGCATTTCCTTGAAAGCTTTTCAATTCGACACTGCCTCGATTCTTGCTATATTATTGATGTTTTCGTCTATAAATGGTCCCTGCACTGTTAACATCGCTTTGTCTATTTAGGCTTTGAACATTCTTGTTCAAAATGAGGATAGTAGAGGCTCGTAGTACATAATTGGTGCGAAAATATTGACGGAAGCATTACAGCACAGTTCACCCTCTGGGTTGTTTACAAGACGTTGCCGTCGCAAACATCGCGTGCCGTTCTCACTACGCTTCTCATTTCATATTCTCCCAACGCCTTCGTAATCGCTATGTTCGTGATTTTTAAACATCATGCATTTTCGTTGAACTTTATAAaagttgaaaatgttttgtgGTAATGGGTTTTCATTCAATGACGTGGTTGATGATCGAAGAAATGCACTGAAATTACAATACTATccattattcaattttatattctgtaattttgaaaaaacataTGTGAAGTATATAAATCCAACATTAAGAATAtgtatcataatatatatatatatatatatccggTATTGAATGTGGTGGTCAAAAAGATGAATTTCGTGAAGATGATGTCCATCGAGAGTGCCGGTGACGTTACACTCACATCCTTGTTGAGGGCATCAACGACAGCCTTGTAGTCGGCCTGCTGGCAGGCGTACATGAGCGGCGTGCAGCCCTGCGGCAGCGGCGCGCTTACATCCTCGCCCTTCGGAGCTCCCTCCACCTTCTCGCGCTTAATCTTCGAGCTCTTGTCGAGGAGATCGCCCTTGCCGCGGCCCTTGGGCTTCTTGAGGATGCTGGGGATGGGCTCGCCCCGGCCGCTGGCTGCGCGCTTGTCCATAACAGAGGAGAGTTAGACTGTGTGTGCCATCTGTGAGCGGAGTTGGCAGCGCCTCGCGACGGGCGGGCGGGCGCGTAGGGCGCGAGCCACGGACTGCCCGCCGCCTGGCCAGCGGGCAGCTGGGCGGCGCCCGCGACACGCAACAACGCCCGCCCCACCCGCGCCGCCCGCCTAAACCTAATCTATTAACTTATTATTCAAAAGCAGGTCACCGCTTTTACCGTTGCTCGGTAAAAACCCTTTCTTGGGTTCTGGTAATTGTTGTTTGTCATTGCTAAATAGATTTTCGTTtccaatttcaatttatacttatataggtaatattcgCAATTAATAAACTTAGAATAAGGGTTACTaactttataacaatttttataataataatttaatagagCGATATAGATGCCTGaacgaatttaaatattccatttattaattgttgaTGATTTAGAAGCTaattcatgttatttttagtttcatgtTTATAACCTATCTTTTTGCAGTCTAATTTACATTatcagtaaatattatattcaataacaagcaaaagtttatttaaatctattgtaTCAAAAACTTGCCTGTAAAAGATTTCTTCCTATTGTAATtgcgaaataattttaacaggTCGCAATTTCGCTGACCTTCAGTCTGTCAATTTGTTTGGTATTATAAAGTTATACTAACTACCTTCGTGCGTGTTCTTCAAGTATTCGTAATCACAGCCAAAGAATGTCCGACGCAGGCCCAGGCGAAGGAATCATGAAATGTCAAGTTAGTCACTGCCATATTAGAACTTATTCATGAACATGACCTAGAAATTTTCAGGGCTAATCTAGAATTGTCCAAATCCAACATAACATAAATCATAACataaattaggtaggtacctttacctacctaatttatgttaagtattactagctgcgccccagggcttcgctctcgtggaaatttcgggtcGGAAAtttaccctatgtattattccaagttatattctacccgtgtacaacggttcagtagattttgcgtgaaagagtaacaaatatgcatatatatatatacacctcacaaactttcatatttacaatattagtaggataatcacgaattataaaaatttgcagtaaaatttatgtacttacagaTGTAGTATTTAcgcaattaatatattatgtatgtccTATATGTCCGTAATTTtctgtatctatatatttgatgaatattatacagaaaattacggtaataattattataaataacataacaaggaaaaatatacctactcgtTTTTTGCAGAGTTTTTGTCATTCCCCTTTATTCTAGTCGcgctatatatgtattttgctTTAGTTATTCTTCATAGGTATTTTGTAACTTTGTGACTGACGGCTGTGACGCAAGCCAGCCGGCTCCACACCACCCCGATCTTAATCGCACTAACATTATTTACACCATGGATGAATTTGCACATGAATTCATAttgcataattttaaagaaaaaatttaaacgcATTTTTTACTCTCTTCGAATTTCTCTAACGTTTATGtctttaatttgaattatgtaaaataaatcctATTTAAGTAACATGTGCATGTGAGGTATATTCTGGGAGGGACACCATTACATAAGAGCGGTCGTTTGCTGATAAATTGGATTCTGTTGAATTGAAATGAATGCTTTATAAGACCTAAGAAACTGACGGGCTTGAAGTCTGGCTTATAAATAATACGGCttgttatctatatacatgtattttcattttttacttttaaaatgtcacTTGTCAATGACAATGATAGCGTAGTTATTttgttagagaaatttaaGTCTAGGATTTTAAGGCCTGAAATATGTACAATCCTGGGTACACAAGTAGGTACGCATTTACATTATagatattgaaaaaaacaaaaagttatttgaGATGATTCATGAATAAATCAATAGTTAGGTATAATTGATTAATGGTGAATCATCATTTAGATAAGCAAACGTAAATCCCAAAAGTCgtcataacataatttatgcAATGTACACCCATATAAACCACACCCGGGCCGCCGAGAGCCGGTAAAACCCTTAACAAACAGGAAAATCTCAAATTCCGATGTGACATGTGACGCCGTGATCCCAATACTATGCACTCATTATCACAACGTTAAATTAGTGGACCTTGGCAGTATGGTATGGTGTTTTTGGTGCCTTTAGTTAGGTATACTTGATGTGAAATCATATTAACCGTATTTTAAGCGGTCCTTTTCCGAGAAGCCCAAAAGCTTTTACTAATCCACATTTTtagcggatcctgggctccgacactccATGCGGAAAAACCGTGGAAGCGAGTGAGACTGGAGTGGACTTTCATATAAAGTATTGAGGCTCTTTAATAACAGAACATTTTGGTAGAGTTTACCAAAAGAGCATAGCATTAAATACTTAGCAGTGCATGACCTATACctcgaaaaaagaaaattacgcAATTGATTTAGGTACGGAACTTAatctgaattatttattagtttcgtAACGAGTACAACAATTGAGTGTTGTAACTCAATCTAATTTTGGATGTAGGCTACGCCAGCATCGCCACGCATAGCGTATCTAAGCACGCAATTGTACGCCATGCCACGCTCAGCTCAGCAACGCAAGTACCTCTCTCGTGCTTGCCCGTAGTTTCCCCAGATCTGCTCCAAGGCTGACCCACTGCCCTCGATTTACACCCCTAAAAAGGGTTGTAAATTTACAAATGTGTCTAAACGACCATTACTGATATTTGCGTCGACTATTTTACTTTAgatgtttattgaaatatatatcaaGTACCAACCAGGTAAAACAAAGTAGTTAGACATAGAGTGTTTAAACGcctgcaatatttattttcatatccTATCAAAATATTGGGAACACGGGAGTTCAGCATACCTGCAAGTAACACATTAAACCggaacaatatatttattaatctaaacAGAAGTCTTCAAATTAACATAAGtctacataattatgtaaatgttacaTGGATgcaatttgtatgaaaagttATGGCGAataaaaatttctttaattgaaaaattatgcTAATGTGGTCTGACATATACCGATCTGAAATAATTAGcgttttttgttgtatttcaGCTACGAAGTTTAGAAGCATAGATCTATGCTAAGCACaaagtttcaaaaattttacaaaaaaatcaaaaactcTGTGAGGCTCGTAGCAAACTTCTTTGCTACGATGAATGCGTAGCTGAAATACTACGAAAAGCACTACGTGATAACTTTCTTTCGCTAAGTACAAACTTATTATAATGACTTTTAATGTTCCCTAGTAAAAAATGAAAAGGGGTTTTTAAACATTACAGCATCttaagcaataaaattaacattcacATCGGTCTCACTTAAGTTTGggctttaatattttctagaaATTGTACGTAGTTAAGCAAgtgatatattaaaaattgcagaattttttcgcatttacattttaacgaTGCCGAAGATTATTTTACACGTTTGCTAATTAAGGAAAGCAGGTCAAGCACTGACCCACTTGCGATAGGTAACACTAGCTAGTGTGTGCACGCCTGTCGAGATTCGACGCGTTACGAGAATCAAGGGAACCTCCCCTAGTACTTGTAATTTATGGTCTAGTGTAGCGATCACAATGTCGACGTCAATGTACAGTCACAGTAAATACGAGTATAACTAATGTATGTCAAACTAccagtattatttttactagttCTCTACTGCATTGTAACTATTAAGTATGTTATATTGGCGGAATAGGTAagataacataaataaataaatatcacatttcGTCACTTACGATCATCGATAATTCCAATagcagtaaaaatatattatatatatttatcaggaaaaaaaatatatacgataGAATTTGGGATTTAAACGCATTGCCAATTTGCCAAGCACTTTTTTAAGCTTAGTCTCGTTTCTGCCTATCACCGCGGGAAACAAGtgtggtaaataaaacctactaaataatattattattgcgaaagtataagtattaaaatatacaaaagatGTCATTTGGAtaacgggtagaatataataacttaaataataatacatatataatgtgttttttatcCAAGAGTACCGGTAGCGAAGCCTCGGGGTGCTGCTAGGAGTGTACATATGTCTACCAACCCAATATTTACAGCCCAAATAGCCTAGTCCttcctaattaaaataaaacatacataggtatattgaGGGAGATTTCGGTCAgtagaggtataaaaatcggcGAAGGCCGCTCGTTAACCAGCTGCCCTGCGGCCGAACTGGGTCAGCCATCAATCTGATAGGCAAGCTCGCGCGCAGCCATTTTATGGAAATTACCTGAACACTGATTCTTGTCGCTGATGAACAGATTGCTTGTTTAACTAAGCTTTTAACGGCCAGTTTAACGACCAAGCCATTATCACACTGATGTGACAATTGATCGGTTATGCCAAattcatagtaaaatatttatgcccTGCACGAttgcattttcattttttttaatcttcgGAGTTAAGAAATTCAATAAGTTTTATGTACACCTGTAATGAGAGCATACCTTGGTaggacataattatttattaattataatggtTGTGAGTTTTTACGAAGTCTATTGGATGCTTTTGTTGTACATTTTGACAAAACTTGTAGCGGATTTTATCatccattaaaatttcaaatttagttgTCGGTTACATTTGTCATAATCACCCGAAAGGTGAGAACCAGGCGATGGTGACTCTACCGTCGACTTCTGAAGGGCTTTTTCAAGCGCAAGCTTCTCACGAAAACCATTTAGTTTTCTTGCTactaaattaagaaattcACTAAATGTATACGAGTAAATTTCTTAATTTGCTATTGACCCACTGCCGGCCCAAAGCCTcccctaatttattttacgcaTTATTGCTGCTAACGGCAAGTAAAATTTACTATAAAGCATAATAggcatattattaaatagatcACTTACCAAACCGAAGTCGCATTATTGGTTATCATGcactttaaacatttaaattttatcaattgcGCCGCCAATCAGCTTAACACCACGCGTGTCCTGCCTCGTCAGCTCACGGCGACACATTGATTACTCGGCACTTTATTCTAATGAACTAATGCTGATCACAATCTAGAATATCGATATTTCCAAGCGTGGACAGTCACCTCAGTGGTCGATGAAATAAATGGTAAATAAACGATAATGACACGTTAAAGTCGAGGTGTGCAGACGATGTCATCGCTATGGTTACTACAGGACGCTACCCGTTGCTAAACAACCCCGAAGGTGGAAAATAAGGGTGGATTCCCTCCTGTGCCACACTGTGCAAGGTTATACAACTTCTAACAAACAGTCAGAAGTTCAATTAacgatattaatattgatttgaaaGGCGTAGAACACACGgactacaaaaatatgtccTTGCTATAGGTATTTCGGCAATAAAgctgaatatatatttcatgtcCTTGAATTTGTTCATGTGacgcaatttatttattacaataaaacgaTAATGATTGTATCGCTTATATAGGGGAAGTATCTTCGGCTGAGGGCATAGGTCAAATGTCTGACAATGGACGCGCATTACATATACTATTCTATTTAGTCAGAGGCAAAGAAAAGGTCTAGTAAAGGATAAAACCTTCGGGACTAATAAAGGCATGTATGTCTAGACATACTAGTCTAGCATTATGTATGAATGCGAAACGTGGACACTCACCAAAAAGGATACCGACAGATTAGCCGCTTTTGAAATGTGGTGCTGGAGAAGGATGGAAAAAATAAGCTGGAGAAAAAGCAATAAAGAAGTGCTGGAAATAGTAAACGAATAAATTACAagaaagaaaacttttttataaacagcttttatTTCAATGCTCCAAAAATGctcgaaaatttaattttcctttaatattttaactatgaacttataacctcattatacacaatttaatttatatgaccataaaagcttgtcgcgaGGTTTACTTGGGTAAATGaagtagtacctatttaatcgAGTAAAATACATACAGGTACATACACAAACTTGGCGACAAGCTTTAATAAtcttataaattgtgtataatgaggttataagtgaaataaaagcttgatacgacacgacactttatttaaaactattttagaaGGAAAGGTGAAAGGAAGAAGAGGTCCAGGGAGACCGAGGAAGAGTTATGCAAGCAACTGAAAGAAGGCAGGCGTTGTGTCGTATCGAGaccttaaaagcaaagccgaggttagagaggcgtggcgtatactccaccgacaagagtaTAGCACTTAAATAAGAAGATGTCTAGTCTATAtctataccaaatttcgtgAGAATCAATCgattgtttttgagtttgttcaTTATAAACATACACTTATCTttcatttgaataatataataggaggtacctataaatatagttCAGGTTAATACACAAGAGAGTTAgattagtataaatattttttataaacacagGCACTcccataaaattattttagcttTAAGGTAGTGTCTTAGATCCTGATAAAGAAACATTGtagctttaaaaaaagttaatatccAATACAAATATCCAGTTTCAAAATACgtacaaaataaagttgtCAACATTTAGTTACCGTGTGGCTCGATTTAGGATATTTAATAACGAAGCCTAAATATCGGACTGTTTAATGACTTTGATGGTATCAGTTAAGAAGCTCTATAAATAATGGTatatttcggtataaaaaagttctacttaaaatacataattttacgtGTGACGTGTgacaatattacataatatatagatatatcatAATGatagaatttgttttttcctcttttatgtacttatgtatcgataaatatattagatatttaattaagtacataattgaAGTAGGTACGAAAGAAAAtgatctaaaataatttacttcatCTAGATACAGAGAAGTCTgtcaatttcattaattttagttacatGATGGACTACACCTATTAATCTTATCTATACTCTCAACTTTACCTTCGGCAGATTATATTGCGAATAAATAGAAAAgacatgaattaaatattacatttttattacgaatTCGCCATGCACTGGGCATTGACGTTTCTTTTGCAGCCCCTCGGACATGAAGCCACCGGGGATACCGGCACCACGCTGGCAAACCTCAACTCTACGTTCAGTCTCACGCAGCTGACCACCAGGGTGGTCGCGTTGACCCCCAGCGCTGCCGGGATGGGGAACAGGTCCTCACAGGCCTTGGTGGAGCCGAGCCGCTGGCAATGCTGGTTCCATTCCACGAAGCCATCAACCACGCAAGGGTTTTGAACGCACACTGGTATGACGGAGTTCTGAGGTAGTATAAGGTATTCCTTCTCTTTACAAGGCCCCTTCTGGAAGGCGGGCCAGCACTTGTCTGTTGCTGGGTGGTAGATGAACGCTGGAACATAATAACAGTTGTTAGTTCTATATGATCAACACAATCTGTGTTAGGCCAGTGCCTAGTAAAAACGCCAACAAAAAGTATAAACAAAAGTCATACAGTAGCTACTTAGATAGTCTGAAAAATGACTGAGGAAATGAGTTAAcataataagtttttgttgAGTTTCCAATTCAAAATCGTTGTTTAATTTAActgataattttgttaaagttaATTAGTGACTAGGTATTACCTGGTCTGCAGTCGCATATCCAATCGTCTTTTTGGTCACCAGGATAGTATAACTCCGTATCTGGACAAACTGTAGGTAAAAATACAGGCTGTCTGTTCTGAAACACAAAAAGTATTGACTTCAGTAAGTTATTATGACAGAACCATTATGATAATAGCATAGGTGTATACCTAGGTAAAGTTCATATCAAATCAATACACATATTCTCATCTTgccaatatgttttttttttctcttgaTAAGGTTCATTCATCTGTACTgctttttttctgtttatttatgtacttatggCTCATTATCGTACATTGCAGCGTTTCGATTTTGTGCAATCAAAATGTCTAAATAATAGCGTAATACCTGTCTAACACAATcctttacttataattttataaaaattgtgtttgttgCGGTGCATACTTAAGTGTACCTACAGTCGACACAAAATCGTGCAAActtaattaattgcaaactcgcgGGAAAATCGATTGATCTGGCTGTGGAGCGTAGACACAGCGTAGATAAACGCTCGctataatatatgttataatatatcagataaataaaaaattatattacacgGAAATCTCAGTACCCGCGAGTTCTGTAAAATTAACGATGTtcgatttttttgtaagtaagaCCTTTTCACTTCTTGCCTGTGCTTCTtgctaaatttcatgattTCAGGTCATCTGAAAGTAACCCTATACTCGTTTATAAAatcgcaataaataaataatagaaaaaatatataataatagaataaatggTTTTATCCTCTACTCGTGCCTGAGAAAATGTATCTTGACAGACATACATACGAAGTGATCCTTTATGGGTTCTGTTTTCACCTTATTTTGTGGTATAGAACCcaaaaaatgatatatttagttaGATGTAATTAATGAATCAGACCATCTGACCTGTGAAAGGTCATGGTTAATAACGTAGagataacttttattaaaacaagcaACAGAGTCCCACGCTGATCGGATCAAAGAAAAGTCAATGTGCCAGTTTCCTCTTAAGTATATACCAATAGTCAAAGTTGAATATGGGAATGGTTCCAAATGAGCGATGGTCTGGAATACTTAATACATTACAATTCAAAGACCGTCTTTTgaagtacttacctacctactatacCTCACTAACATCGACGACATACACGTAGCTACTCTCAAAATTGGTCTTCAATTTTGGGTCGTTAGGGACATTAGTGTGTAATACTATGTGTACTTCACAGTAGTTATATcatttaagttattatataatccatactat encodes:
- the LOC128677125 gene encoding uncharacterized protein LOC128677125, whose product is MFIMKRILLLSVFIVTSQAKNKTELFGFPETEEDENLKNKENRQPVFLPTVCPDTELYYPGDQKDDWICDCRPAFIYHPATDKCWPAFQKGPCKEKEYLILPQNSVIPVCVQNPCVVDGFVEWNQHCQRLGSTKACEDLFPIPAALGVNATTLVVSCVRLNVELRFASVVPVSPVASCPRGCKRNVNAQCMANS